A part of Caldisericia bacterium genomic DNA contains:
- a CDS encoding PAS domain S-box protein — protein sequence MDINNKNFKDNLKDSFEKFKRFFYSHPEPLVFIDKNGFIIDINPKFTEVFGFSLEELKGKNINDSFFLPENLYEEGKELDEIAIKTGYINFETKRKKKDGSIIPVSISGSPISINGDIKGIIGLYIDLSEKKKREEEFKYLSTHDNLTGLYNKSFFEERFKIEKERAKRYNEKFAVLFVDLFDFKYINDKYGHSFGDRVLKEISKKFLQNIRKTDLIARAGGDEFLILITNVKNLDSLMFIIKRLIDTFESFIIDDTKLNIGLNIGISIYPDDGEELDELIKKADLAMYHSKSMGKNTFSFYSKELNVKKITIEPRKLERKFESIFNNIPIGIILFDNNGLINFANKKIDELLNLSNETIIGKNIKEILHLEEGLRLNEFFENKINEFQTELKYKIDDFETKFLKINFYNFIDKEFNVKYNLLTIQDITKEKLLNHDLKKEREFLATILENVDAIVLILNEKGDIKYINKKGEEVLGYKIDEIINKNWFDYFLPDNIKNSVYSFFENIIQEKPTDYKIKINPIKTRSGEIKVVLWKNSLIYDSLKNEKLIISSGIDITNELKLQKELKEKEELLNKILDSSSEMIFVKDLEGRYIYANEEFSKKFNLSLNEIIGKRDIDLFSEDDIKKIKKIDNLVIQEKRKIVTEDTLTYGNKKFEVKITKSPLFDESGNVIGIVGYSEDITDLKEYERDRDNLIESLREELKFQENLRNISFILHSQENLKSLLNQILIEIEKIKPSTSSNIAFLEGDFLINVAIRGYEKYGIEDYVKNFKLNINEFTIERFVVENKKPYIIYDTEKDGQWKILEKTRFIKSHLIVPILVKDKLIGVIRLDSDKENTFSTRDADRLTILAGSLGLAIENIKNLEKLKNFLNQIFNLVTKITELKDPYTAGHQKNVSEISVKIAEKLGLDLEKIEIIRTASLVHDLGKIILPLEILTKPFKLTPKEYELIKEHPKFGYELLKEVEIPYPIGEIILEHHERINGSGYPKGLKGDEILFEAKIIAVADVFDAMNSHRPYRPKHSIDEIIKELTLNKGILYEPKVVDAILELYNENKLL from the coding sequence ATGGATATTAATAATAAAAATTTTAAAGATAATTTAAAAGATAGTTTTGAAAAATTTAAAAGGTTTTTTTATAGCCATCCTGAACCTCTTGTTTTTATAGACAAAAATGGATTCATTATTGATATAAATCCAAAATTTACAGAGGTTTTTGGTTTTTCTTTAGAAGAACTCAAAGGAAAAAATATAAATGATTCATTTTTTTTACCAGAAAATTTATATGAAGAGGGTAAAGAACTTGACGAAATAGCTATAAAAACAGGATATATTAATTTTGAGACAAAAAGAAAGAAAAAGGATGGGTCAATTATACCTGTTTCAATTTCTGGTTCTCCAATATCAATTAATGGTGATATAAAAGGTATTATAGGTTTATATATTGATTTAAGTGAAAAGAAAAAGAGAGAGGAGGAGTTTAAATATCTTTCAACCCATGATAATTTAACGGGTTTATACAATAAATCATTTTTTGAAGAAAGATTTAAAATAGAAAAGGAAAGGGCTAAAAGATATAATGAAAAATTTGCGGTTCTTTTTGTTGATTTATTTGATTTTAAATATATAAATGATAAATATGGCCATAGTTTCGGTGATAGAGTTTTAAAAGAGATTTCAAAAAAATTTTTACAAAATATTAGAAAGACAGATTTGATAGCAAGGGCTGGAGGAGATGAATTTCTAATATTAATAACAAATGTAAAAAATCTTGACAGTCTAATGTTTATTATAAAAAGATTAATTGATACATTTGAGAGTTTTATAATAGATGACACAAAATTAAATATTGGCTTAAATATAGGAATCTCTATATATCCAGATGATGGAGAAGAATTGGATGAGTTAATTAAAAAGGCTGATTTAGCAATGTATCATTCAAAGTCAATGGGAAAAAATACTTTTTCTTTTTATTCAAAAGAGTTAAATGTTAAAAAAATAACAATAGAACCTAGAAAATTAGAAAGAAAGTTTGAATCGATATTTAATAATATACCTATTGGAATAATTCTTTTTGATAACAATGGTTTGATTAATTTTGCAAATAAAAAGATAGATGAATTATTAAATTTATCAAATGAGACTATTATTGGTAAAAATATTAAGGAAATTTTACATTTAGAAGAAGGTTTAAGATTAAATGAGTTTTTTGAAAATAAAATTAATGAGTTCCAAACTGAATTAAAATACAAAATAGATGATTTTGAAACTAAATTTTTAAAAATTAATTTTTATAATTTTATTGACAAAGAATTTAATGTTAAGTATAATCTCTTAACAATACAAGATATAACAAAAGAAAAACTATTAAATCATGATTTAAAAAAAGAGAGGGAGTTTCTTGCAACAATTCTTGAAAATGTAGATGCAATTGTTTTAATTTTAAATGAAAAAGGTGATATAAAATATATTAATAAAAAAGGCGAAGAAGTTTTAGGTTATAAAATAGATGAAATTATAAATAAAAATTGGTTTGATTATTTCTTACCAGATAATATAAAAAATAGTGTTTATAGTTTTTTTGAAAATATTATACAAGAAAAACCAACAGATTATAAAATTAAAATTAATCCAATAAAAACTAGATCTGGTGAAATTAAAGTAGTGTTGTGGAAAAATAGTTTAATATATGATTCCCTTAAAAATGAAAAATTAATCATTTCATCTGGTATTGATATAACAAATGAATTAAAACTTCAAAAAGAATTAAAAGAAAAGGAAGAACTTTTAAATAAAATTTTAGATTCTTCATCAGAAATGATTTTTGTAAAAGATTTAGAAGGTAGATACATTTATGCAAATGAAGAGTTTTCTAAAAAATTTAATCTATCGTTAAATGAAATAATTGGAAAAAGAGATATTGATTTGTTTTCAGAAGATGATATCAAAAAAATTAAAAAAATAGATAATTTAGTAATACAAGAAAAGAGAAAAATTGTTACTGAAGATACTCTTACATATGGAAACAAGAAATTTGAAGTAAAGATAACTAAATCACCTCTTTTTGATGAAAGCGGAAATGTAATTGGAATTGTTGGATATTCTGAAGATATTACTGATTTAAAAGAGTACGAAAGAGATAGAGATAACTTAATTGAATCTCTAAGAGAAGAATTAAAATTTCAAGAAAATTTAAGAAATATCTCTTTTATATTACATTCACAAGAAAATTTAAAATCTCTTCTTAATCAAATTCTCATAGAAATAGAAAAGATAAAACCATCAACATCTTCAAATATTGCTTTCTTAGAAGGAGATTTTCTTATTAATGTAGCGATAAGAGGTTATGAAAAATATGGAATTGAAGATTATGTTAAAAATTTCAAATTAAATATAAATGAATTTACAATTGAAAGATTTGTTGTAGAAAACAAGAAGCCATACATAATATATGACACAGAAAAAGATGGTCAATGGAAAATTTTAGAAAAGACAAGATTTATAAAATCTCACTTAATAGTTCCTATTCTTGTAAAAGATAAATTAATAGGGGTCATAAGATTAGACTCAGATAAAGAAAACACTTTTTCAACAAGAGATGCTGATAGGTTAACTATCCTTGCTGGTTCTCTTGGACTCGCAATAGAAAATATTAAAAATTTAGAAAAACTTAAAAATTTTTTAAATCAGATTTTTAACTTAGTAACTAAAATTACAGAATTAAAAGATCCATATACAGCAGGGCATCAGAAAAATGTTAGTGAAATTTCAGTTAAAATAGCAGAAAAACTCGGTCTTGATTTAGAAAAAATAGAAATAATAAGAACAGCATCTTTAGTTCACGATTTAGGAAAAATTATTTTACCTCTTGAAATTTTAACAAAACCATTTAAATTAACACCAAAAGAATATGAACTTATAAAAGAACACCCAAAATTTGGATATGAATTATTAAAAGAAGTTGAAATTCCATATCCAATTGGAGAAATTATTCTAGAGCATCATGAAAGAATAAATGGTTCAGGTTATCCGAAAGGTTTAAAAGGAGATGAAATTCTTTTTGAAGCAAAAATAATTGCAGTTGCAGATGTTTTTGATGCAATGAACTCTCATAGACCTTATAGACCTAAACACTCAATTGATGAGATCATAAAAGAATTAACTTTAAATAAAGGAATTTTATATGAACCAAAAGTTGTTGATGCTATTTTAGAACTTTACAATGAAAATAAATTATTATAA
- a CDS encoding redoxin domain-containing protein — protein sequence METKTIKLGDKFIDFTLKDQEGNKITISSFSGKKILLSFHPLAWTSICAEQMKDLEKNYEEFLKYNTIPIGISVDPVPTKKAWADYLGLKNLKILSDFWPHGDVSKLYGIFRDKEGFSERANILIDENGKIIFIKIYELSKLPDLNEIFDTLRSL from the coding sequence ATGGAGACAAAAACTATAAAATTAGGTGATAAATTTATAGATTTTACATTAAAAGACCAAGAGGGAAATAAAATAACTATTTCATCTTTTTCTGGTAAAAAAATTCTTTTATCATTTCATCCACTTGCATGGACCTCTATATGTGCTGAGCAAATGAAGGATCTTGAAAAAAATTATGAAGAATTTTTAAAATATAATACTATTCCAATTGGAATTAGTGTTGATCCAGTTCCAACAAAAAAAGCATGGGCAGATTATCTTGGTCTTAAAAATTTAAAAATTCTATCAGATTTTTGGCCACATGGAGATGTATCAAAACTTTATGGAATTTTTAGAGATAAAGAGGGATTTTCTGAAAGAGCAAATATATTAATTGATGAAAATGGAAAAATAATTTTTATAAAAATTTATGAATTAAGTAAATTACCAGACCTTAATGAGATTTTTGATACTTTAAGATCACTTTAA
- a CDS encoding M14 family zinc carboxypeptidase, giving the protein MKKLIKGLILFLLIFSFVPLTSLVRAKTPYFLILLDQKLTKEPISLEFIKETKNGFLYLYNGTQKINVPYKIVREIREDSTGYHKLSDVIEKLNFYSERYKEITELKLIGKTFENREIYALKISTKDIKDKPKILIVGCHHAREWMSVEIPIKIIEYLLLNFENNEEVKNWIKNYEIWIIPVLNPDGFDYSINSNRMWRKNRVINLDNSRGVDNNRNYGYMWGLSDGSSGIPSSETYRGKAPFSELENIAIREFVYENPPSITLSYHSFSELILYPWGYTSEPPQDKEFLEKIAVEMAKTTGSPNDNDYPGPYDYYPMQSSFLYPTSGDLTDFLYGDLGTFAYTIELNSVQEFFDPPSELIEPTWEQTKGIFFVAMYYVDKIGLLKLKIVDEQGNPYEGEITILEKGLKKKTQKKGIFNYVLQNGEYTISIKGKKYIVYIKNGEVSEYFINLGEIKINNNLIDFGTIEYKEKLEFNFEVEGEGKIETNEKVFLNKYEFSGKEKIEGFIDTKDLELDKDYEFFVKLIGKSETKEIKIKFRFIKDITPPEIILNIENGYITNKGTITISGITENDAKVFYFDREIPLNEKGGFNLEINLVEGINELKFTAFDIYGNSKDYYLNIIYDKTPPEVTFFVPDVFKTTSDKILLNGIINEKSNIYINNIHFGIFEKGGFKIEYILDKELNILNIEIEDLAKNKTKFIKTIFKLEKKIVELFISNKKFILNGVEKEIDISPFILNGRTYVPIRFIVEAFGGNINYNDKDKSILFILHDKSVLMFVDKKNYFVNFKEFIMDSPPIIVKPGRVMVPLRFIAEAIGANIIWNDKERKVIISYPEI; this is encoded by the coding sequence ATGAAAAAATTAATTAAAGGGCTAATTCTCTTTTTATTAATTTTCTCATTTGTTCCATTAACTTCTCTTGTTAGAGCAAAAACTCCTTATTTTCTTATTCTTTTAGATCAAAAACTTACAAAAGAGCCAATTTCTCTTGAATTTATAAAAGAAACTAAAAATGGTTTTTTATATTTATATAACGGAACTCAAAAGATAAATGTTCCATACAAAATAGTAAGAGAAATAAGAGAAGATTCAACTGGCTATCATAAATTAAGTGATGTAATTGAGAAATTAAATTTTTACTCTGAAAGGTATAAAGAAATTACTGAATTAAAATTAATTGGAAAAACTTTTGAAAATAGAGAAATTTATGCATTAAAAATTTCAACTAAAGATATTAAAGATAAACCAAAAATTCTAATTGTAGGATGCCATCATGCAAGAGAGTGGATGAGTGTTGAAATTCCAATAAAAATAATCGAGTATTTACTTTTAAATTTTGAAAATAATGAAGAGGTAAAAAATTGGATTAAAAATTATGAAATTTGGATCATTCCAGTTTTAAACCCAGATGGTTTTGATTACTCTATTAATAGCAATAGAATGTGGAGAAAAAATAGAGTAATTAATTTGGATAATTCAAGAGGAGTTGATAATAATAGAAATTATGGTTATATGTGGGGACTTTCTGATGGCTCATCTGGAATTCCTTCATCTGAAACATATAGAGGAAAAGCTCCATTTTCTGAACTTGAAAACATAGCCATAAGAGAATTTGTTTATGAAAATCCTCCATCAATTACTTTATCATATCACTCTTTTTCTGAACTAATTTTATATCCATGGGGTTATACATCTGAACCGCCTCAAGATAAAGAATTTCTTGAAAAAATAGCAGTTGAAATGGCAAAAACAACTGGATCTCCTAATGATAATGATTATCCAGGACCTTATGATTATTATCCTATGCAATCAAGTTTTCTTTATCCCACAAGTGGTGATTTAACAGATTTTTTATATGGAGATTTAGGTACATTTGCATATACGATAGAATTAAATTCAGTTCAAGAATTTTTTGACCCCCCATCAGAACTTATTGAACCAACATGGGAACAGACAAAAGGGATATTTTTTGTAGCAATGTATTATGTTGACAAGATTGGACTTTTAAAGTTAAAAATAGTTGATGAACAAGGAAATCCTTATGAAGGAGAGATCACAATTTTAGAAAAGGGGCTAAAGAAAAAAACTCAAAAGAAAGGTATTTTTAATTATGTTTTGCAAAATGGTGAATATACAATTTCTATAAAAGGTAAAAAATATATAGTTTATATTAAAAATGGAGAAGTATCAGAATACTTTATAAATTTGGGTGAAATAAAAATTAATAACAATTTAATTGATTTTGGAACAATTGAATACAAAGAAAAGTTAGAGTTTAATTTTGAAGTAGAAGGTGAAGGCAAAATTGAAACTAATGAAAAGGTTTTTTTAAATAAGTATGAATTTTCAGGAAAAGAAAAAATAGAGGGATTTATTGATACAAAGGATCTTGAATTAGACAAAGACTATGAATTTTTTGTTAAACTAATCGGAAAATCAGAAACAAAAGAGATAAAAATAAAGTTCCGCTTTATTAAAGATATAACTCCACCTGAAATAATTTTAAATATAGAAAATGGATATATAACAAATAAAGGTACAATAACAATATCAGGTATTACAGAAAATGATGCAAAAGTTTTTTATTTTGATAGAGAAATTCCTCTTAATGAAAAAGGGGGATTTAATTTAGAGATAAATCTTGTTGAAGGAATAAATGAATTAAAATTTACTGCTTTTGATATATATGGAAATTCAAAAGATTATTATTTAAACATAATTTATGACAAAACTCCTCCTGAGGTCACCTTTTTTGTCCCAGATGTTTTTAAAACGACCTCAGATAAAATTTTATTAAATGGTATCATTAATGAAAAATCAAATATTTACATAAATAATATTCACTTTGGAATTTTTGAAAAAGGTGGTTTTAAAATTGAATACATTTTAGATAAAGAGTTAAATATTTTAAATATTGAAATAGAAGATTTAGCAAAAAATAAAACAAAATTCATTAAAACAATTTTTAAATTAGAAAAAAAGATAGTTGAGCTTTTTATTTCAAATAAAAAGTTTATTTTAAATGGAGTTGAAAAAGAAATAGATATATCTCCATTTATTTTAAACGGAAGAACCTATGTTCCAATAAGATTTATTGTTGAAGCATTTGGTGGAAATATAAATTATAATGATAAAGATAAGAGCATATTATTCATACTTCATGATAAATCTGTTTTAATGTTTGTTGATAAGAAAAATTATTTTGTTAATTTTAAGGAATTCATTATGGACTCTCCTCCAATAATTGTTAAACCTGGAAGAGTTATGGTTCCCTTAAGATTTATTGCTGAAGCAATTGGTGCAAACATAATTTGGAATGATAAAGAAAGAAAAGTAATAATTTCTTATCCTGAGATTTAA